The following coding sequences are from one Rathayibacter sp. VKM Ac-2760 window:
- a CDS encoding HNH endonuclease, which produces MRTLVLNAGYEPLAVVSFKRALVLLMTEKAMIIVADEEHPVHGATGDYVRPSVIVLTRYVRIPSSRSVPVSRRGVLRRDNHRCGYCGQHANTIDHIQPKSRGGRDTWENLVACCHRCNNVKSDRTPLEMGWQLRSVPRMPRAGSWLVRGAERTQPEWDDYLTAAAA; this is translated from the coding sequence ATGCGCACACTCGTCCTCAACGCCGGCTACGAGCCGCTCGCTGTGGTGTCCTTCAAGCGGGCGCTGGTGCTGCTGATGACCGAGAAGGCGATGATCATCGTCGCCGACGAGGAGCACCCGGTGCACGGCGCGACCGGTGACTACGTGCGGCCCTCGGTCATCGTGCTGACGCGCTACGTCCGCATCCCGAGCTCGCGCAGCGTGCCGGTCTCGCGCCGCGGGGTGCTGCGGCGCGACAACCACCGCTGCGGCTACTGCGGTCAGCACGCCAACACGATCGATCACATCCAGCCGAAGTCGCGCGGCGGTCGCGACACCTGGGAGAACCTCGTCGCCTGCTGCCACCGCTGCAACAACGTCAAGAGCGATCGCACTCCGCTCGAGATGGGCTGGCAGCTGCGCTCGGTGCCGCGGATGCCGCGCGCCGGCTCCTGGCTCGTCCGCGGCGCGGAGCGCACCCAGCCCGAGTGGGACGACTACCTGACGGCTGCGGCGGCCTGA
- a CDS encoding C40 family peptidase, whose protein sequence is MPQNPASPAGSPDRFRSTHPDSPRNASSFENRPPVIRARYTDEAPVARRAVPTAPSRQADVTDFVPTPAGSPRKRSRGRTIGKVAIVGFAGALVATMALPAYAFSPGTESDGLFAASQADLLRQGDAQTVAVAGGVVQAAIARDGFTAEAAPPPPEPEPVVEPVVDTSDVAEARAETAESFNSYEGASASELAASAPSTSYSLSAVFNTALQYQGVPYVFGGADPSGFDCSGLVMYVFAQYGISMPHSAAGQAAMGTQIPLSEAQPGDLVIMPGHDGFYAGNGNILHAPYAGASVRVQPIWTPDYTIVRISG, encoded by the coding sequence TTGCCCCAGAACCCCGCCAGCCCCGCCGGTTCCCCCGACCGGTTCCGCTCCACCCACCCGGACAGCCCCCGCAACGCGTCCTCCTTCGAGAACCGGCCGCCCGTGATCCGCGCCCGCTACACCGACGAGGCGCCCGTCGCCCGCCGGGCCGTGCCGACGGCGCCCTCGCGCCAGGCCGATGTCACGGACTTCGTCCCGACGCCCGCCGGGTCGCCCCGCAAGCGCAGCCGCGGCCGCACGATCGGCAAGGTCGCCATCGTCGGATTCGCCGGCGCGCTCGTCGCGACGATGGCGCTGCCCGCCTACGCCTTCTCGCCCGGCACCGAGAGCGACGGGCTGTTCGCCGCCTCGCAGGCCGACCTTCTGCGCCAGGGTGACGCTCAGACCGTCGCCGTCGCCGGCGGAGTCGTCCAGGCCGCGATCGCGCGCGACGGCTTCACGGCCGAGGCCGCGCCGCCGCCGCCCGAGCCGGAGCCGGTGGTCGAGCCCGTCGTCGACACCAGCGACGTGGCGGAGGCTCGCGCCGAGACCGCCGAGAGCTTCAACTCCTACGAGGGCGCCTCGGCGAGCGAGCTGGCCGCCAGCGCACCGAGCACGAGCTACAGCCTGTCGGCCGTGTTCAACACGGCGCTGCAGTACCAGGGCGTGCCGTACGTCTTCGGCGGGGCCGACCCCAGCGGCTTCGACTGCTCCGGTCTCGTGATGTACGTCTTCGCGCAGTACGGCATCTCGATGCCGCACTCGGCCGCGGGGCAGGCGGCCATGGGCACGCAGATCCCGCTGTCCGAGGCGCAGCCCGGCGACCTGGTGATCATGCCCGGTCACGACGGCTTCTACGCGGGCAACGGCAACATCCTGCACGCCCCGTACGCCGGCGCGAGCGTCCGCGTGCAGCCGATCTGGACGCCCGACTACACGATCGTGCGCATCTCCGGCTGA
- a CDS encoding metal-dependent transcriptional regulator has product MTDLIDTTEMYLRTILELEEENIVPLRARISERLSHSGPTVSQTVGRMERDGLVVVSGDRHLELTGDGRRKAIHVMRKHRLAERLLHDVIKLDWEFVHEEACRWEHVMSEQVERRLLEMLDHPTESPYGNPIPGLDELGDTPASRFADGVISIPRFVAGSAEPQRGTVRRLGEPAQVDPELLLQLKQAGVMPGAEGEFSALNGYVLVRIDGAEAGIELPNEVAAHIFLVS; this is encoded by the coding sequence ATGACGGATCTGATCGACACGACCGAGATGTACCTGCGCACCATCCTGGAGCTGGAGGAGGAGAACATCGTCCCCCTCCGGGCCCGCATCTCGGAGCGGCTCAGCCACTCCGGCCCGACCGTCTCGCAGACCGTCGGCCGCATGGAGCGCGACGGCCTCGTCGTCGTCTCCGGTGACCGCCACCTCGAGCTGACCGGCGACGGGCGCCGCAAGGCGATCCACGTCATGCGCAAGCACCGCCTCGCCGAGCGCCTCCTGCACGACGTCATCAAGCTCGACTGGGAGTTCGTGCACGAGGAGGCCTGTCGCTGGGAGCACGTGATGAGCGAGCAGGTCGAGCGCCGCCTCCTCGAGATGCTCGACCACCCGACCGAGTCGCCCTACGGCAATCCGATCCCGGGTCTCGACGAGCTGGGCGACACGCCCGCGTCGCGCTTCGCGGACGGTGTGATCAGCATCCCCCGCTTCGTGGCCGGCTCGGCCGAGCCGCAGCGCGGCACGGTGCGCCGGCTGGGCGAGCCCGCGCAGGTCGACCCGGAGCTGCTCCTGCAGCTCAAGCAGGCCGGCGTCATGCCGGGAGCCGAGGGCGAGTTCTCGGCGCTGAACGGCTACGTGCTCGTCCGCATCGACGGCGCGGAGGCGGGCATCGAGCTCCCCAACGAGGTGGCTGCGCACATCTTCCTCGTCAGCTGA